One window of the Gammaproteobacteria bacterium genome contains the following:
- a CDS encoding methyltransferase domain-containing protein yields MANDSIQASDADIAAAKAYEDLHVPALFEQFAPIVTLAASVEVGDHVLDVACGTGVLARHIAELTGEPERVAGLDASPGMLAVAAKLEPRIDWQRGLAEVLPYADKTFDAVVSQFGLMFFRDRVAAIREMLRVLRPGGRLAVAVWESLERSEAYPEEVALLKRMAGDDAANALRAPFVLGDKAELLELFDAAGVIDVDIATHHGRAHFPGVRAMVEADLRGWLPVMGVILDDDTIEAILAAAGEALGDFVAANGEVVFTAPAHIITGRKPH; encoded by the coding sequence ATGGCAAACGATTCCATCCAGGCCAGCGATGCCGACATCGCAGCAGCAAAGGCCTACGAAGACCTTCATGTACCCGCCTTGTTCGAGCAGTTCGCGCCGATCGTGACGCTGGCGGCCAGCGTCGAGGTGGGCGATCACGTGCTGGATGTTGCCTGTGGCACCGGTGTGCTGGCGAGGCACATTGCCGAGTTGACGGGCGAACCCGAGCGAGTGGCCGGGCTGGATGCCTCACCGGGCATGCTGGCGGTGGCCGCGAAGCTGGAACCGCGGATCGACTGGCAGCGTGGCCTGGCCGAAGTCCTGCCTTATGCCGACAAGACCTTCGATGCCGTGGTCAGCCAGTTCGGGCTGATGTTCTTTCGTGATCGGGTGGCGGCCATTCGCGAGATGCTGCGGGTGCTGCGCCCGGGCGGGCGCCTGGCGGTGGCGGTGTGGGAATCGCTGGAACGCTCGGAGGCCTACCCGGAAGAAGTCGCGCTGCTGAAGCGCATGGCGGGTGATGACGCCGCGAATGCCCTGCGCGCGCCGTTCGTGCTCGGTGACAAGGCCGAGCTGCTGGAGCTGTTCGACGCGGCGGGCGTCATCGATGTCGATATCGCCACGCACCATGGCAGGGCACATTTTCCCGGCGTGCGGGCGATGGTCGAGGCTGACCTGCGCGGATGGTTGCCGGTGATGGGCGTGATACTCGACGACGACACGATCGAGGCCATTCTCGCGGCGGCGGGCGAAGCACTGGGGGATTTCGTGGCGGCGAACGGTGAAGTCGTCTTCACTGCGCCGGCGCACATCATTACGGGTCGCAAGCCGCATTAG